Proteins from a genomic interval of Phocoena phocoena chromosome 20, mPhoPho1.1, whole genome shotgun sequence:
- the CEBPG gene encoding CCAAT/enhancer-binding protein gamma, which produces MSKVSQQNTTPGVNGISVIHTQAHASGLQQVPQLVPAGPGGGGKAVPPSKQSKKSLPMDRNSDEYRQRRERNNMAVKKSRLKSKQKAQDTLQRVNQLKEENERLEAKIKLLTKELSVLKDLFLEHAHNLADNVQPGSTENTTDSDNAGQ; this is translated from the coding sequence ATGAGCAAGGTATCACAGCAGAACACTACCCCGGGCGTGAATGGAATAAGTGTCATCCATACTCAGGCTCATGCCAGCGGCTTACAGCAGGTTCCTCAGCTGGTGCCCGCCGGCCCTGGGGGCGGAGGCAAAGCTGTGCCTCCAAGCAAGCAGAGCAAAAAGAGTTTGCCCATGGATCGCAACAGTGACGAGTATCGTCAGCGCAGAGAGAGGAACAACATGGCGGTGAAAAAGAGCCGGTTGAAAAGCAAGCAGAAAGCGCAGGATACGCTGCAGAGGGTGAATCAGCTCAAGGAAGAGAACGAACGGTTGGAAGCAAAAATTAAATTGCTGACTAAGGAATTAAGTGTCCTGAAAGATTTATTTCTTGAGCACGCACACAACCTCGCAGATAACGTGCAACCCGGTAGCACTGAAAATACGACAGACTCTGATAATGCAGGACAGTAG